In one Brassica oleracea var. oleracea cultivar TO1000 chromosome C9, BOL, whole genome shotgun sequence genomic region, the following are encoded:
- the LOC106314193 gene encoding uncharacterized protein LOC106314193: protein MGTLALTSMSSSRVFMDYDFQPTIDYFGWLSSNPAIAEHVDAEVVTKRETMTIGELFSYIKQESSKEAFFECTATIDDVVHDYAWYYISCSGCHSKVTKGPTSLICTNNKCGKVNVDGVAQYMARLSVYDNSEQAVFVLLGDAGRALTGKHASELVSNYFEQQYRMKGFATYIDLISCLLLAEANNELLMKNSEARPVGTAPLPEASGIEKKNPNECNYIQNDKRPHGRGRGGYRNRDNYSNGRDRYMAGRKGNHNNRGRGSNPGCGRGSYGRGRGGISKPSYSAWYIQTVLLGQVRLSPVWDE from the exons ATGG GAACTCTAGCCCTCACCTCAATGTCCTCCTCACGGGTTTTTATGGACTATGATTTCCAGCCTACTATAGATTACTTCGGCTG GTTGAGCTCAAATCCAGCTATTGCTGAGCACGTTGATGCAGAGGTGGTAACTAAACGTGAGACAATGACTATAGGGGAGTTATTCTCCTACATTAAGCAGGAGTCTTCAAAG GAAGCATTTTTTGAGTGCACGGCTACGATCGATGACGTCGTGCATGACTATGCTTGGTACTATATTTCGTGCAGTGGGTGCCATAGTAAGGTTACCAAAGGCCCAACCTCATTGATTTGTACAAACAACAAGTGTGGGAAGGTTAACGTAGATGGTGTTGCGCA GTACATGGCAAGGCTATCTGTTTATGACAACAGTGAACAAGCCGTTTTTGTACTACTTGGTGATGCTGGGCGTGCGCTTACTGGAAAGCATGCGTCAGAATTAGTTAGCAACTACTTTGAG CAGCAGTACAGAATGAAAGGCTTTGCCACATACATTGATCTGATCTCGTGCCTGCTACTGGCCGAGGCAAATAATGAGCTCCTGATGAAGAACAGTGAAGCTAGACCTGTCGGAACAGCCCCATTACCAGAGGCCAGTGGAATTGAAAAGAAAAATCCCAACGAGTGCAATTACATCCAGAATGATAAGAGACCACATGGCAGAGGCCGTGGTGGATACAGGAACCGTGACAATTACTCGAACGGCCGAGATAGATACATGGCCGGCCGGAAAGGAAACCACAATAACCGTGGTCGTGGTTCCAATCCCGGCTGTGGCCGAGGCAGTTATGGCCGAGGCCGAGGCGGTATATCCAAGCCGTCTTACTCGGCCTGGTATATCCAAACCGTCTTACTCGGCCAAGTCCGTTTGTCACCGGTGTGGGATGAGTAA
- the LOC106314192 gene encoding uncharacterized protein LOC106314192 — translation MSIRNTFPIKNGQELSSRSVSFCSPLYAVTIIDRFPSRGAHKQGAVGGYPTPPPGGYPTPHSGGYPTPHSGGYPTPSPGGYLTPPADVGSIVLAGSDSVSEPEFFNPFAAQPNFKRFLIPHVPQLDPSHLIPSQDRLYRLVYPSPSFWTFTCLNPQQAFAVKADSITMDGEVRPVVSPCYHHFPNGDKVSFLRDGTVWFVKPPPPFPVSYSASLGCTLAVPVGATVNFCDSINEFLRDEDELGYFTGCYDGTSSFFFLIHLLFFLGNSID, via the exons ATGTCCATAAGAAACACGTTTCCTATCAAAAATGGACAGGAACT CTCATCTCGATCAGTATCATTTTGTTCTCCTCTGTATGCAGTGACGATCATTGATCGTTTCCCATCTCGTGGAGCACACAAGCAAGGTGCTGTGGGCGGTTACCCTACTCCTCCTCCAGGCGGTTACCCCACTCCTCATTCAGGCGGTTACCCTACTCCTCATTCAGGCGGTTACCCTACTCCTTCTCCAGGCGGTTACCTTACTCCTCCGGCCGACGTCGGATCCATCGTGCTTGCCGGTTCGGATTCTGTTTCTGAGCCTGAGTTTTTCAATCCTTTTGCTGCTCAGCCTAATTTCAAAA GATTCCTAATCCCACATGTCCCTCAACTTGACCCCAGCCATCTGATCCCATCGCAAGATCGCCTCTACCGGCTTGTTTATCCTTCTCCTAGCTTTTGGACCTTCACTTGCCTAAACCCACAGCAAGCCTTTGCTGTTAAAGCTGATTCCATAACTATGGATGGAGAGGTTAGACCAGTGGTCTCACCATGTTACCACCACTTTCCCAATGGTGACAAGGTCTCTTTCCTTAGAGATGGAACGGTTTGGTTTGTTAAACCACCACCGCCTTTTCCCGTTTCATATTCTGCTTCTTTGGGATGCACTCTTGCTGTCCCTGTTGGTGCCACTGTGAATTTTTGTGATAGTATTAATGAATTTCTCCGTGATGAGGATGAGTTGGGGTACTTCACTGGATGTTATGACGGTACGTCTTCTTTCTTTTTTTTGATTCATTTATTATTCTTTTTGGGCAATTCTATTGATTAA
- the LOC106313843 gene encoding uncharacterized protein LOC106313843, with product MDPSVLGGRSPGVSQQAPLSVLRGGSATSPIYISSGESYSSSSGESDSSADVSQPKPVVGGSQQNRYRPLSYADFPHGSRNSESDSPPVLTYDLSRVRSLRGPTPPIAMQDGTPCATVPFGTLPSYGVDGGIFKFTFPDKSPLSPKAPKMVVVLGADEAILYEGNSKRTVMLSNKTCTISFPAGGHVNVRPGGEIWYQLWWRGIIPFAAAGGCAIEVPVGAVVGFGSSFKEFADLRWSGDDSFVWCGYEFDD from the exons ATGGATCCTTCTGTTCTCGGTGGCCGATCACCAG GTGTATCTCAACAGGCTCCCTTGTCTGTTCTTCGTGGCGGATCTGCGACAAGTCCGATCTATATTAGCAGTGGGGAGTCTTACTCGTCTAGCAGTGGGGAGTCTGACTCGTCTGCAG ATGTATCTCAACCAAAGCCTGTAGTTGGTGGTTCACAGCAAAATCGTTACCGCCCTTTGTCGTATG CTGACTTCCCCCACGGATCCCGAAACTCGGAAAGTGATTCTCCTCCGGTTTTAACTTACGATTTAAGCCGTGTTCGGTCTCTTCGTGGACCAACTCCTCCCATCGCTATGCAAGATGGAACTCCTTGTGCCACGGTTCCTTTTGGAACCCTACCCAGTTATG GTGTTGATGGGGGTATTTTCAAGTTTACGTTTCCAGACAAGTCTCCATTATCCCCTAAGGCCCCTAAAATGGTGGTTGTTCTTGGCGCTGACGAAGCTATTCTCTACGAGGGGAATTCAAAACGTACTGTCATGCTTTCAAACAAGACCTGCACCATCTCGTTTCCTGCTGGTGGTCATGTGAACGTGCGACCTGGTGGAGAGATTTGGTACCAACTTTGGTGGAGAGGTATTATTCCGTTTGCTGCTGCTGGAGGATGTGCTATTGAGGTTCCTGTTGGTGCTGTAGTCGGTTTTGGATCGAGCTTTAAGGAGTTTGCTGATCTTCGCTGGAGTGGCGACGACAGTTTTGTGTGGTGTGGATATGAGTTTGACGATTAA